Genomic DNA from Brachionichthys hirsutus isolate HB-005 unplaced genomic scaffold, CSIRO-AGI_Bhir_v1 contig_987, whole genome shotgun sequence:
ATTAAATCACAATATGTTCCCACCACTCTTCATCAAAAAGTGGAAACTCTCATTGCTGAGACAGTAACAGCTCATGGATGAGCTGATTAAACAGCATCACAATTGCGCAGGTGACAGGCATCCGTTTTATTGCCAGTATTGCTGTTTCTATACAGTATAGTATTTGGTAAACACAGAGTCAGTGAACAAATTAATTAGTGATCTTAATATATTCTGTCCTGTcaccacagaaaaaaaaatattacatcacTATAATAGAGAGGTGGAAATGGTACTTgggaaaatacataaatgcatctGCATTAGAGTAAAGCATTTTTCCTGCTGTAAAAATAGATGACAGCGACATTTACAGCAAACTACTACCACCTGGTGGTGAAATGGAACTGTTCTTATTTAAGGACAGGCTGCCACCACCAGCTTGTCTCTAAAAAGTCACACATTGATGTGAAGCGAGTCaagcatatattttattttctgagaaATCATTAGAATCCCATAACAGTAAATGTGATACATTGAACCTGCTAAAATTTGCCAGACATAGTTTTTGACATCAGACATTTCCTTGTGTTCTTTTCAGGCCTTAGAAGGATTATATAGCACTTTGGTGCAAATATGCAGCCCAGCAGTCCATAACTGGATGCCAAAATAGCAAACACCTCAGTGACCGTGGCGTACTTCCCCGGAGAACTGATGTAGGCAggaacaaaagcaacccacactGCACAGAAAATGAGCATGCTAAAGGTGATGAGCTTGGTCTCGTTGAAATGATCTGGTAGTTTCCGTGCCAGAAAGGCCAATAAAAGGCAAAGGCAGGCCAGCAGACCAATGTAGCCCAGAACGAGAGCAAAAGCTACGGGTGAACCTTCGTCACACAAGAGAATGATATCAGCACTCCCGCGCCGTATCAGTTGTTGAGGACTGGGAGGAGCAACGACGAGCCACACAGTACATATGACTGCCTGCATAAAAGGAATatcattttatgtatttttaaaatttaaataaatatatcccAAAAATAGTTGAGCCACATTAAATGAAGTCCTCACCTGGACCAGGGTACTTAAAGCAATGATTGCCTTTTGCTGCAAAGGTCCGAACCATTTCATGATGCTGCTGCCATGCAGTGTAGGCTTAAAGGCAACGAGCACCACAATAGTCTTCCCCAGGATACAAGATATACAGAGGACAAAGGTGATGGCGAACGCTGTCTGTCGCAACATGCAGGACCACACAGAGGGCCGTCCGATGAACGTCAGCGAACACAGGAAACATAGAGTCAAggagaagagcagcaggaagctcaaGTCTGAATTGTTGGCCCTGACAATGGCAGAGGTCCTGTGGTAGGAGAATAAGAAGACCACAGCACAGGTACAGAAGGAGCCAAGGAGGGAAACAGCCATCAATGTGATGCCCATGGTGTCACTAAAGGAGAGAAACTCCACATGTTTAGGGACACAGGCCGTCCTCTCAGCATTTGACCAGAACTCCGGCAGGCACTGCACACACTCTATGGCATCTAAAAGAAGACAAGAAGTCTTCAGCTGCTGTACTGTAGCTTTACCTTTGCAGCACTGGGTTAGAATTACAAACACACTGTTTTCTCACCAGTTTGATTGCTTATATGCCCTGCTGTACAAATCACACAGTCATGGCAGCATATTGGTAAGTTTGGTTTGACTGCCTTGCGGGTACCTCGGGGACAATTACTGCTGCATACTGACAAAGGAACCTgaggacaggcagagacagataCCTCACTGCTCATAAAACAGTCactaaaagaaataaacaaatgattGCAATTAAAGCTGATGAGGATTTCTCGAGATTCATACTTTAGTTTGGTTGCCATTCcaaacaacatttttttcttgtatCTGAAGTTTTGTCTCTCCGCTTGTAGTGCTCTCGTCAAATTTTCCAATGTTAACAAACTCAATTTCTCCGTTTGGTTTCAAGTACCAGGAAACCAGGTCATACACGGCTGCAGGGTCACCATTCTCATCAAACATCATTTCATCACCAAATGAGGTCATGTGTCCCACCTGTCTTATGTAATAAAGCAGCTGAGGGAAGAATGTGCTCACAATGAAAATGATGTGTAATATCATCGTGCATCAATATTTGCTCTTGGTACATTTACTGTTATGAGTGTAATATTACTATTGGTTTACACTGAATCTGTGAAATTGTGAGATGGTACCTGCCGAGGCTgtattctgtctgtttctggacAGGCCTGCAGAGGAAATGGTGCATTTCCTTTCACACAACGTTTCATTGCGTTGAGTGCATGAGCGATGGCATACACAGCCTTATAGACATTGTAGGAAATCCTTAGTTGCGAGACATCTGAGTAGATATTTCTCACAGTCCCCAGCTCTTCTGTTCCAGTGCATGGAGGCTTACCCTGAATATCATGTTGATGACCTTCAGCCTGGACACCCAGGCTGCACTGAAACACCTCTTCCCAGAATGGCATTAGGAAGGGGTCCCTGCGGGAATCTGTGCTCAAGGGGTCCAATTGAAGCAGAAAGTCTTGTAACCCAGGGATATCTGCTCGCCGAATTGCAAATCCCATTGAACCTTGCAGGATATGGTGGTACTTTTTGGGGTTAGAGAGGACAGCAGCTGTGCTCCAAGCTTCACTGGCCAGCCACTGTATTCCAATCAACCCCACTCTAAATTCAAGGAATATATAGACGGATGAtttacagaaataaacacaCCAGAAATTCCCATTTGAGAACTCTATCATTAATAAATGATGGATCCCATACACTAGCATCATACCTGAGTACTTCATTAAACAATGTAGCTGCATCTTGTTCCACAGCGAACACTAGGATCACTcgagctgcagaggagctgaTTTTGGACACGATAGTTGAAATTGCAGCCTGTTCTTTAATTTTAGGTATGATCTCATAGACGGCAACACAAGCACCAAACCTTCTGACCTAAGAGTGCAATGTGGGAGATACACGACAACCTAGTTTGTCCCATGTTTGCAGTAAATTCAAGTTATGGAGTCAAAGCTGTGTGTGACCCACCTCGTCGGCAAAGATGCGCGCTCCACCACGGCCGTAGGCGTCGTCCCCTGCAATGACACCCACCCATGTCCAGCCAAAATACTTGACAAGTTGTACTAGTGCACCTACCTGGAGAAAGATAGAGGAAGAGATCATGATTGATTGGTTTTGCTtgagaaatgtttattatttgtgtACAGAAATTGTATCTGCTAACTCTAACCTGAAATAAGTCACTGGGCATGGTTCGTAAAAAGGTAGGAAACTCCTTTTTGTCACTTAAACAGGCACAGCTGGAGAAATAACTAACCTAAATAGAGGAAGAGACCATGTGACTTTACGTTATACTCCAGCAAGGAACAATCTTCTGTTTTCAACATCAGTTAGCTGGATGTATGACAAGGTTTAAGCCAACAGTGTTGGCCTTGATAATAAACTTTGAACCTCCCCACATAGTAAAGACAAAAAACTGTTAGCCAGGCCAGCTTGAATAGAGAGGATATCACTGTTATAGAGTAAAATATCTATAAATAGTTTACCTGTGGCACATTCAAGACTCCCAGGATACGTGCCACCACTAGAGACTGAGTGGAGCCTCCATCTCCTATCACTGCGGGTATGGCCCCATGACAGGTGCCTTTACGCTGCATCTCCCCATCAACCCATGAATCCTTCTTGCTCCCCATTAATGCCATAGCAGCCTTCAAAGCCTGATGAGGCGTACTGCACGAATCATGGATCTGATACCCCAGAGTGATGTTGGGAAGGAGTGTACCATTTCTGTTAATCTCCTCAATGGCAAAGATCATAGTTTGCATCCATCGAAATGTCCGGAAGTTAAATCTGGAAGCAGAAGAGAGGATCATTTGAGGCAAAGATTGAAGCaatttgaaaataaactaaaaatcAAGTTCAAACCTATGGGAGCTAGATTTTGTTGGGCATGTGAAATTACATTTAGTTTAAAATTACTTACTTGGTGCATTGTGTCTTTGGAGTCACTGTGGTGAAGGACAGACTGGGTTCCACCACCATGTCGTGAAGGGAGAAGAGTCCCCCCAACATGATGTCCCCCTTTTTCTCCAGCACAGGCAGAGACATGGATCCATGGATTAGTTTACACTGATCGCTCTGGTATTGGTGGGAGTTTGTTGAGGTCGGAATAATGGACCATAGGAGACTGACAAACACAAGCTGTGTCTTCGGCATGATAAAATTGTCTCTTGTTCTCTCATCCACAAAACATTCATCCTTTCTTTGAGTCAAGTCACCATGTACAGTTACGTTGACAGCCAGTGAATAAATATTGATAACTAATTTAAGTCATACATACAAACAGTGATTCAGTACAAGACAAAGCCAAGTGTGTAAGATAAGTTGGTCAAACTCATTCAGAACATTACCTCCTCATTGCAGAAACACCCGACTCTATGCATTCTGCCCTGTCAAGATTCAGGCGGACTCCTGTAGCCTATATATGCTATGAGTCTCATATCACATCTGTCAAATTCAATTAATTTCCCTAGGGCTTCTGATCAATGTAAAAAAGAGGACCCATAGGTCactagcaacaacaacaactacaactAGAATGAGCTTTTGATCATAATGGAGAAAGACACAAGGTGTGTCAAGTCACCATGTCATGCCTGACTGGGCCTAACTCAGCCTTCAGTGATGTG
This window encodes:
- the LOC137913652 gene encoding extracellular calcium-sensing receptor-like is translated as MSLPVLEKKGDIMLGGLFSLHDMVVEPSLSFTTVTPKTQCTKFNFRTFRWMQTMIFAIEEINRNGTLLPNITLGYQIHDSCSTPHQALKAAMALMGSKKDSWVDGEMQRKGTCHGAIPAVIGDGGSTQSLVVARILGVLNVPQVSYFSSCACLSDKKEFPTFLRTMPSDLFQVGALVQLVKYFGWTWVGVIAGDDAYGRGGARIFADEVRRFGACVAVYEIIPKIKEQAAISTIVSKISSSAARVILVFAVEQDAATLFNEVLRVGLIGIQWLASEAWSTAAVLSNPKKYHHILQGSMGFAIRRADIPGLQDFLLQLDPLSTDSRRDPFLMPFWEEVFQCSLGVQAEGHQHDIQGKPPCTGTEELGTVRNIYSDVSQLRISYNVYKAVYAIAHALNAMKRCVKGNAPFPLQACPETDRIQPRQLLYYIRQVGHMTSFGDEMMFDENGDPAAVYDLVSWYLKPNGEIEFVNIGKFDESTTSGETKLQIQEKNVVWNGNQTKVPLSVCSSNCPRGTRKAVKPNLPICCHDCVICTAGHISNQTDAIECVQCLPEFWSNAERTACVPKHVEFLSFSDTMGITLMAVSLLGSFCTCAVVFLFSYHRTSAIVRANNSDLSFLLLFSLTLCFLCSLTFIGRPSVWSCMLRQTAFAITFVLCISCILGKTIVVLVAFKPTLHGSSIMKWFGPLQQKAIIALSTLVQAVICTVWLVVAPPSPQQLIRRGSADIILLCDEGSPVAFALVLGYIGLLACLCLLLAFLARKLPDHFNETKLITFSMLIFCAVWVAFVPAYISSPGKYATVTEVFAILASSYGLLGCIFAPKCYIILLRPEKNTRKCLIGKQLKQYCIIPSWLYRIMWIFLILGLRVRPYFWWFYLAPHLINPVS